The Staphylococcus carnosus genome has a segment encoding these proteins:
- a CDS encoding GNAT family N-acetyltransferase — protein sequence MSTITLKPYHSKYDAEIEKLSIADKDSDYALTPLNALKDLADTEDPVLIFSDDNLAGFLRLNFNDERFGLTDNEHSVLVKSFSVTEQMQGNKIAQKALFELPNYISCHYSNIDEIILSVNFKNSKAIYVYEKCGFIDTNRVIGGPAGNQHVMSLKIQQA from the coding sequence ATGTCTACGATTACGCTTAAGCCTTACCATTCTAAATATGACGCTGAAATTGAAAAATTATCCATTGCAGATAAAGACAGCGACTATGCATTAACACCTTTAAATGCATTGAAAGATTTAGCGGATACAGAAGACCCTGTCCTTATTTTCTCAGATGATAATCTTGCTGGGTTTCTTCGTTTAAATTTTAATGATGAACGTTTTGGTCTTACGGATAACGAGCATTCAGTGTTAGTAAAATCTTTTTCAGTTACTGAACAGATGCAAGGTAATAAGATTGCTCAAAAAGCTTTATTTGAACTTCCGAATTATATTAGTTGTCATTATTCAAATATTGATGAAATCATACTTTCGGTTAACTTTAAAAACTCAAAAGCTATTTACGTTTATGAAAAATGCGGGTTTATTGATACAAATCGAGTAATTGGAGGTCCTGCAGGCAATCAACATGTTATGTCTCTAAAAATTCAACAGGCTTAA
- a CDS encoding MFS transporter, with product MKKYPIAIWMLAIGAFAIGMTEFVIMGLLPNIARDFHVSVSQAGQLITGYALGVAIGGPILVMLTIKLNRKYLLILLMIIFMIGNIAASLSPTYGFMMTSRIITSLAHGSFFGIGSILAASMVQPAYRASAMALMFMGLSLSNILGVPFGTLIGQNFGWSMTFVIIAIIGGLALIGIIIFVPNRKETHKSSVMNELKILKEKQLWLTLAITLFGFSSVFAYFTYISSILVDVSHIKENLISYMLIIFGIGVTLGNVIGGKLADWNLNKALKIIFTTFIIYFVLLYFIQMNGILMVGGIFLFGVIGFSMSPSLQFKSTLISQDAPTLASTLNQSAFNLGNALGAFVGGLVVTNLPLASLSLVAPLLTLIGLVFLLVSIYIDKRNKTVYN from the coding sequence ATGAAGAAATACCCTATCGCTATATGGATGTTAGCAATCGGCGCATTCGCAATTGGCATGACAGAATTTGTAATCATGGGATTGCTTCCTAATATTGCACGAGATTTTCATGTTTCTGTGAGCCAAGCAGGACAGTTAATCACAGGTTATGCATTAGGGGTAGCCATAGGCGGTCCTATTCTTGTTATGCTTACAATCAAGTTAAACAGAAAATATCTATTAATACTCTTAATGATTATTTTTATGATAGGCAACATTGCTGCATCATTAAGTCCTACTTATGGTTTTATGATGACAAGCAGAATTATCACCTCACTCGCACATGGTTCTTTCTTTGGAATCGGATCAATATTAGCTGCTAGCATGGTTCAACCAGCTTATAGAGCTAGTGCAATGGCATTGATGTTCATGGGACTATCTTTAAGCAATATCTTAGGTGTTCCATTCGGTACATTAATCGGACAAAATTTTGGTTGGTCAATGACATTTGTTATTATCGCAATTATCGGCGGTCTTGCCTTAATTGGTATTATTATTTTTGTTCCTAATAGAAAAGAAACTCATAAATCTTCAGTAATGAATGAATTGAAGATTTTAAAAGAAAAGCAATTATGGCTGACTTTAGCTATAACACTTTTTGGCTTCAGCAGTGTATTTGCTTATTTCACTTATATTTCTTCTATATTAGTAGATGTTTCACATATCAAAGAAAATTTGATTTCTTATATGTTGATCATCTTTGGAATTGGCGTGACATTAGGTAATGTAATTGGCGGCAAGTTAGCTGACTGGAATCTCAATAAAGCACTGAAAATTATCTTTACAACGTTTATTATTTATTTCGTGTTACTTTATTTCATACAAATGAATGGCATATTAATGGTAGGCGGTATCTTTTTATTCGGTGTAATAGGATTCAGCATGAGCCCATCGCTGCAATTCAAAAGTACACTTATTTCGCAAGATGCACCTACACTAGCCAGTACTTTAAATCAATCTGCATTTAATCTTGGTAACGCATTAGGTGCTTTTGTAGGTGGATTAGTCGTAACAAATTTACCATTAGCTTCATTAAGTTTAGTGGCTCCATTACTCACACTTATCGGCCTCGTCTTTTTACTTGTCTCTATTTATATAGATAAAAGAAACAAAACAGTGTATAACTAA